The Dreissena polymorpha isolate Duluth1 chromosome 2, UMN_Dpol_1.0, whole genome shotgun sequence nucleotide sequence GTTTTAATGTTCtacaaacacacaaataaatacGCAAAGGGCAATCACTCCAAAACTTATATTAGGTATTAAAAAATGGTTCTTTTATTTTTGACCCTTCAATACTTACGTATTTATGGCATATGTCAAAAAATACACAATNNNNNNNNNNNNNNNNNNNNNNNNNNNNNNNNNNNNNNNNNNNNNNNNNNNNNNNNNNNNNNNNNNNNNNNNNNNNNNNNNNNNNNNNNNNNNNNNNNNNtactattactactactactactactactactactactacgactactactacaaactactaccactactattactttCACTACTaccataactactactactactacgactactactactacgactactactactaatactactactactactactactactactactaatactactactactactactactactactactactactactactactactactattctactactacgactactacaactaatactacgctattccaattttaaataaaacgagTTCAATTACAgtgattttgtcaaaatgtttccATTGTCATGTGTCAACTTCGTTATTGAATTTAACCAGTTGCGGTTGCATTTGTTCAGTCCCAATTACACCACACAAACATCATCATCAGCGAACCCATTTATAGTAAAGTGTTAACACATTTAGCCAAATATCCACACTTCCAAAACAACTTAAGTAAGTTTACAATTACGTACTTTTAATTGATAATGTTTGCTCGATTTAAACATGTATTGGCTGATGAAGGTACGTTatgatttttaactttttaaattaCACTTTCAATAAAACTGATTCTGTAATTGTTTCGTGTCGTTGATAATCGATCAATTATAAAGAACACTATATCAGTGGTATTGCAACAACATTGGGAATTTGGTAAAAGGTGTCTCCTAGGGAAAACTTTTTATCTGAAACAACAAGTCCTGCAGCTTGatattcagaataaaatatcacTTAAGGGTCATGTACAATTTGTTTTGGTCATGCCCAATGTCCCCAAACTGGTCACCCACAAGGGCCACACTGATTATCCAGAAGTACTTATAGTAGTAGTATGtctgtagttgtagtagttgtagtagtagtagtagtagtagtaatagtagtagtagtagtagtagtagtagtttgtagtagtagtagaagtagaagtagtagtagtagtagtcgtagtagtagtagtctagtagtagtcgtagtagtagtagtagtagtagtagtagtagtagtagtagtgtagtagtagtagtggtagtagttgttgtagtagtagtagtagtagtagtagtagtagtagtaggaggagtcgtagtcgtagtagtagaagaagtagtagtaggagtcgtagtagtagtagtagtagtagtagtagtagtagtagtagtagcagcagcacagcagcagcaacagcggcagtagtactagtagtagtagtagttgaagtagtagaagtagaaggcagcagcatcagtagaagtagtaattgtagtagtagtagcagtagtagtggtagtagaaatagtagtagtagtagaagtagtagtagtagtagtagtagtagtagtagtagtagtagtagtagtagcgtagtagtagtagtagtagtagtagtagtaatgtagtagtagtagtagtagaagagagtgtagtagtagtagtagtagtagtagtagtagtagtagtcgtagtagtagtagtagtagtagcagtagtcgtagaagattagtaagtagtagtagtagcgtagagtgtgtagtagtagtgtagctagtgagtagttagtagtagtatataaagtagtagtagtagtagtaggagtagtagtgccgaagtagtagtagtagtagaagtagtgtacttgtagtagtagtgtgTGCTGTTATTGCAATACCTTTTGCAATCGTTTACTATCATGAACGTTGCttgaatgtattttttacaacGGATCCTTGGTTGTATAAACAAGTGAACGTCGGTCGGTCCAAGTGTTCATAATATCAATTAATTTGAAAGTTATTGTTAAAAATGATCAACCAAAGTGATATTCGATCTGTTCACAATACGTGATTTGTTAAGACATATTCATTATGGGTACCGATGACGTGTTTACATTATTATTACATTAGACATTTCGCCAATAAAGAAAATTACCCATGATTTAGTAGTTATAAGTTTAAACCATTCTGTATACAATCTATGGCAAACACACGTTAAAACGTTAGAAAATATGGATACATTTTATTAGGACTTTTTATTTTATTCGCATGCACAGGTACGTCACGGTTACCATGTTTGATTTTAattcatcctcatcatcctcatcctcatcatcctcctcatcctcctcctcatcctcctcatcctcctcatcctcctcctccttctcctcctcccacctcctcctcctcctcatcatcatcatcatcatcataatcatcatcatcatcatcatcatcatcgtcatcatcatcatcatcgtcatcatcatcgtcatcggcgtactcgtcatcatcatcatcatcatcatcatcatcatcatcatcatcatcattatcatcttaaTTATCATGAATGTTTGGAATGAAACATCACGTAACGTTATGTTCCTATAAACAGTTTTCTTTGATCATGTCCCTGTTGTTTAAACCTTCCACTGATCATTGGTGTCATTCTTTATATAGACATATGAAGCGTGATAACACTTTTCTCTTTGAAAcaataaaactttgaaacttggtattataCATCAGATTGTATAGTCATATTACTTAGTACAAAATTGAACACTTCCCAGAACACACGTGAGATATATCGCGCCATCTTTTCCCCCTAATTAGGAGATGTAAGTgtgaacaaacaaatatttttcgcCTGATCTAACAATTATCTTATTTTGTAATGTCCACAGATTTGGTTTTATTCGTAGGAAACACATAATTTGCTAGTGTTCTATCAATCACGTAGTTGACAAACAAACTTTCAATCACATATGTCATTAATATTCCTAATGTCACAAATAAaacttataatacaaataaaacatttacatacttTGCCTTAATTACAGGATCCACCATTATGCCACCAATCACACGATAGATCTCCAAGCCACAAATCACACAAACTAacaacatacatacaatacattaCAAGAGACCAACAAGCCACAAATCACACGATAGACAAACATGCCACAATCACACGAGAGATCAAATGGTCACATATCATACAAAATATCAACATGTAACAACTCACGCGAGAGGTTAATATGCCACAAATCACATTATAAACCAAAAATCCACAATTAACACACTATACCAACATGCCACAAATCACAGAATATACCAACATATCACAAATCACACAATATACCAGCATGCCACAAATCATTCAAATGACAACATGCTAGGAATCACACAATAGACTAACGCGCTACAGATCATATAATAAACAATGTACACAAATgctaaaaatcacaaaatatacaaaacatgctAGACATCACACAATATACCAACATGCCACCAATCACACAATATACCAATATGCCTAAAAACACACAATAGACCAACAGGCCACATATCACTGAATAGACCAACAGATCACAAATCACACAATGTAAAAAATGTCACAAATCTCACAAAGTACCATCATGCCAAAAACCACACACTAGTACAAAATGTCACTTATAACACAATAGAGCACCAGGCCACATATCACACAAAAAACCACCAGGTCAACACATCACACAATAGACCAATAAGCCACACATCAACAAAGCGATATTGGCTACAAATTCAACCGTTTACGGAATACGTCTACGGACTTCACAACTAACAAAATACACTACGATTAATTCATATTGGTTTCTATATAGGTACAGTGACATGTCTAGAGTACTGCTACACGGGGTACGCACAAAGTGAATACTGCACATACTACTGCTGTACAAGTTCCTATAGCATCTACGATTACTGCTGCACGGCACGCTTTGAATACTGGATAATCGCCCCTATCGTCATCGGAGTAATTATTTTGGTCTCCGCCGTCGTTTTTATCTGTATATGTTGCTGCAAGACCGTTAATGGCATGACGCGCTATCAGTCATGGACGGCTAGGCGAGTCGGGGGAACAACAATAGCGACGGGTGAGTATGAAATATGGTCTAGCCTTTAACGACAGGACATGTTGATTATAATGagagtggtgatgatgatggtgttgaaaATGATGGTTGTAATGATGGGGATATTGATGATTGTGATAATGTTTGTGATGATTACGGATATTGTGATGGTGTTGGTGTTTATGAgaatggtgatggtggtggagCTGGAAGCGGTGATGATTGTGTTGGTAATGAATGTGATGATTAGCTGATAACTgtgtgctgctgctgatgatgatggtgacaaTAGTGGTGGGTAAAATGATGATTATAGTGATGGGTTTGATTTAAGAACTGATATTTGTTCGAACAATGTTGGTGATTTTGGTGATTCTTATAATGATTATGATGGACATTGTTTCATAAGCATGTTATCTTCTTTACAGCCATGTCGGTAAATCAACAGACGATGATGAACAACATTTCATACCCTCCTCAGCAAGCGTACCAAGGATACCCCATGTACCAGCAACCCTACCAAATGGGCCAACAACCATACGCCCCGGGGTCACAGTTCGGCGGACCTCAAATTCCAACTCAGTCGGGTGGGCCGGGACCACAGTTCGGCGCATGTCAAATCCCCACACAGCCGGGTGAGTCGGGATCACAGTTCGGCGGACCCCAAATCCCCGCTCAGCCGGGTGGGTCTCAGCCGTCTGTACCTCCTCCGTACTCGGTAAGCTACGGCCAGGATCCAAGCTTTCCACCGAAATACTAACACGGCTGTCATTGAAAACGGAAAGCCTTACAGCGATTATATGAGTATATACCGGCGGTTGTTACGATGGATTGACAATGGCTTCTCAAATTTACCTGTTTCATATGTGTTGTGTCTGTTTTGAAGGCATTGTGTTTGGATACAATTATGTGCTTTAAGATAATGAGTTATTTGATAACTACAAGTTAGTATTTTACGACAAcggttaacaaaatataaatattgtttgcatcaaAAAGCGTAGTACGCAATCAGTTTAATCGATTTTGTACACTGCCCGCATAcgtttacatataaaataatgtaacATAAATGAGTTCAAGTCACTAAATCCATAAATGACGGCATGTTGCAGTGGTCTTTAATTTGGACCTAACAATATGTGTCCTCTTTGAGTATCAAGTTACTTAAACTATGATATTTTGAAGTCTGAACTGAAACACTAccactacaaccactactactgctactactactactactactactactactactactactactactactactactactactactactactacttctacttctactactactactactactactactactactactactactactactacaactacttctacaacaacaacaacaacaacaacaactactactactactactactactactactacaactgctactactactactactactactactactactactactactacgactactactactactgctgctactactactactactactaccaactactactactatctactactactactactactactactactactactaatactactactactactactactataactactactactactacttctactactactactactactactactacttctactactactactactacttctactactactactactactactactactactacaactactactactaaaactactactactactactactactactactactactactactactactactactactactactactactactactgcttctacaactacta carries:
- the LOC127870293 gene encoding acidic proline-rich protein PRP33-like, whose translation is MTRYQSWTARRVGGTTIATAMSVNQQTMMNNISYPPQQAYQGYPMYQQPYQMGQQPYAPGSQFGGPQIPTQSGGPGPQFGACQIPTQPGESGSQFGGPQIPAQPGGSQPSVPPPYSVSYGQDPSFPPKY